AGTGagtttgaagaagatgaaaatctTAGACTTTTGCCTAAGTGTAATCATGCTTTTCATTTACCTTGTATTGATACTTGGCTTAGATCACACACTAATTGTCCTATGTGTAGAGCTCCTATTGTTGTTGATCCTTTAAGAATTCCATCTATGGATCCTAATCTTTTTGTGGAAAGTTCTCATATGGAAAATGGAAATGGAGTGGAAGATAGCGTTGTTAATCAGTTGAGAAacggtgaagaagaagaagaagaagaagaggaagatgTTGAGGAAGATGAGAGTTCAGGTTTAGAGATGGTAAATATGCAGCAGCCAAGAAGATCAGTTTCTCTTGATTCTTCTTCTGCTGCTAAGATCAATCTTGCTCTATCCAATTTTCTATCAGTGGAATCTCAAGGGAATTCTAATCCTAATAGGGAACATGTAGGGGAAGTCAATGAACAAGTTGCTTCAAAGAGGGTTGGTGGAAATGGAAATATGGTAAATGTGCATAGTGCTCCTTGTTCAATGAAGAGGTCAAGATCCTTCAATGGAAAACATCTACTATCATTGTATAGCAGCAGTCAGAAGAAGATAAATCCTCCAGTGAGAAGCTTTTGATTGTGCTCTTGCTTACTGCAAATGTATATTTATTGTTAATTAACTCTCAATAAGATGATGAGAGTTTGAGAGTTTTATATATTTGTGAATTGAATAAGACAATGTTATGATAATGTGTATAATAGCAAAGAAAAAGGACATATACAAACAAATTGAAGATGATTGTTCTTGTTAAGTTTTGTTCAGGTGCCATGGCCACATAACCATCAAAATGCAtgtagatttttgttttttaggaaaatgctagTGTCattggggcactagttaaggagctaaataaagtataaaaacattgaaacttgtgtaatctacttttttaaaatataaagaatGCTTCTTTCGATATAAAAATTACCCTTTTTGATATCCTTAATTAGTGTCGGGGACGGCATGACCCTTGTTTT
This portion of the Trifolium pratense cultivar HEN17-A07 linkage group LG3, ARS_RC_1.1, whole genome shotgun sequence genome encodes:
- the LOC123912753 gene encoding E3 ubiquitin-protein ligase RING1-like — its product is MGFHHRKLVSSIPGCESYCHEECSTIDCDFCIGKCLGYNLQPPPPPPQDHNKNKTSTYLIISFSIVAALFLVLCCYAFYVKFFSHRNRSRRTTLLTRQQTEHGFVVDEEHDDGSVVDHPIWYIRTLGLHESIINAITVVKYKKDEFLIDGSDCSVCLSEFEEDENLRLLPKCNHAFHLPCIDTWLRSHTNCPMCRAPIVVDPLRIPSMDPNLFVESSHMENGNGVEDSVVNQLRNGEEEEEEEEEDVEEDESSGLEMVNMQQPRRSVSLDSSSAAKINLALSNFLSVESQGNSNPNREHVGEVNEQVASKRVGGNGNMVNVHSAPCSMKRSRSFNGKHLLSLYSSSQKKINPPVRSF